Proteins from a genomic interval of Streptomyces sp. NBC_01445:
- the pknB gene encoding Stk1 family PASTA domain-containing Ser/Thr kinase — MDTTLQDPLVGQVLDGRYRVDARIAVGGMATVYRAVDTRLDRVLALKVMHPALAADVSFVERFIREAKSVARLSHPNVVGVFDQGADGQYVYLAMEYVAGCTLRDVLRDRGALRPRAALDILEPVLAALGAAHRAGFVHRDMKPENVLIGDDGRVKVADFGLVRAVDTVTNTTGAVLGTVSYLAPEQIESGTADPRVDVYACGVVLYEMLTGAKPHSGDSPAQVLYQHLNEDVPPPSASVPGLPAELDELVASATARMPDLRPYDAVALLAQARGARAGLTDAQLDAVPPAARPEDRDISDDRTSVIPRALRTRGVQLPLPADDQDPQAELNRTSRFETSPPPPAPSRRRRPRRGVLAAVAAVLLALGLGAGVWYINSGQFTQVPPLLAKTQTQAKERLGDAGLDLGHVKRAYSDTVKRGTVIATDPRAGARIRDNGAVDLTVSLGPKTVRVPDLEGTPLARAERRLKDAGLEPGMVTRDFDEDVPKGSVIATDPASGTTRKAGSAVALRVSRGSAVDVPDVTGEAEEDAIADLQDAGLKAEIATERVNSDEDKGSVAQQSPVEGKQLGEGDTVTLKISKGPVMVEVPDVVGMSVDDATQKLKDSGFDVEEDRGLLGFFGDTVKKQSVAGGDEAPKGSTITIQIR; from the coding sequence GTGGACACGACCCTTCAGGACCCTCTCGTCGGGCAGGTGCTCGACGGCCGGTACCGCGTCGACGCACGCATCGCGGTCGGCGGGATGGCCACGGTCTACAGGGCCGTGGACACCCGCCTCGACCGCGTGCTCGCGCTCAAGGTGATGCACCCGGCCCTCGCCGCCGACGTCTCGTTCGTCGAGCGCTTCATCCGCGAGGCCAAGTCCGTCGCCCGGCTCTCCCACCCGAATGTGGTCGGGGTCTTCGACCAGGGCGCGGACGGCCAGTACGTCTATCTGGCGATGGAGTACGTCGCGGGCTGCACTCTGCGAGACGTCCTGAGGGACCGCGGGGCACTGCGGCCGCGTGCCGCGCTCGACATCCTGGAGCCGGTCCTCGCCGCGCTCGGCGCCGCGCACCGCGCGGGCTTCGTGCACCGCGACATGAAGCCGGAGAACGTCCTGATAGGGGACGACGGCCGCGTGAAGGTGGCGGACTTCGGCCTCGTACGGGCCGTGGACACCGTCACGAACACCACGGGCGCCGTCCTCGGCACCGTCTCCTACCTCGCCCCCGAGCAGATCGAGTCGGGCACCGCCGACCCCCGCGTCGATGTGTACGCGTGCGGGGTCGTGCTCTACGAGATGCTCACGGGCGCCAAGCCGCACTCGGGCGACTCCCCCGCCCAGGTCCTGTACCAGCACCTGAACGAGGACGTGCCGCCCCCGTCCGCGTCGGTGCCCGGCCTGCCCGCGGAGCTGGACGAGCTCGTCGCGTCCGCGACCGCGCGCATGCCCGATCTCAGGCCGTACGACGCGGTGGCGCTGCTCGCCCAGGCCAGGGGGGCCAGGGCCGGCCTCACCGACGCACAGCTCGACGCGGTGCCGCCGGCCGCACGGCCCGAGGACCGTGACATCTCGGACGACCGTACGAGCGTGATCCCGCGGGCGCTGCGGACCAGGGGCGTACAGCTCCCGCTGCCCGCCGACGACCAGGACCCGCAGGCGGAGCTGAACCGCACGAGCCGCTTCGAGACATCTCCCCCGCCGCCCGCCCCCTCCCGGAGGCGTCGTCCGCGGCGCGGTGTGCTCGCTGCCGTCGCGGCCGTCCTGCTCGCCCTCGGCCTCGGCGCGGGTGTCTGGTACATCAACTCGGGCCAGTTCACGCAGGTCCCGCCGCTGCTCGCCAAGACGCAGACGCAGGCGAAGGAGCGGCTCGGCGACGCGGGCCTCGACCTCGGGCACGTCAAGCGCGCGTACAGCGACACCGTGAAGCGCGGCACCGTCATCGCCACTGACCCCAGGGCGGGCGCCCGCATCCGGGACAACGGGGCGGTGGATCTGACGGTGTCCCTGGGCCCAAAGACCGTGCGGGTTCCCGATCTCGAGGGCACGCCCCTCGCCAGGGCCGAGCGCCGGCTGAAGGACGCGGGCCTGGAGCCCGGCATGGTCACCAGGGACTTCGACGAGGACGTCCCCAAGGGGTCGGTGATCGCCACGGACCCGGCGTCCGGCACGACCCGCAAGGCCGGTTCGGCCGTCGCGCTCAGGGTCAGCAGGGGCAGCGCGGTGGACGTCCCGGACGTGACGGGCGAGGCCGAGGAGGACGCCATCGCCGACCTTCAGGACGCTGGCCTGAAGGCCGAGATCGCCACGGAGCGGGTGAACTCGGACGAGGACAAGGGCAGCGTCGCCCAGCAGTCCCCCGTCGAAGGCAAGCAGCTCGGCGAGGGTGACACGGTCACGCTGAAGATCTCCAAGGGCCCGGTCATGGTCGAGGTCCCCGACGTCGTGGGCATGAGCGTCGACGACGCCACACAGAAGCTCAAGGACAGCGGGTTCGACGTCGAGGAGGACCGCGGCCTGCTCGGCTTTTTCGGCGACACCGTGAAGAAGCAGTCCGTGGCGGGCGGTGACGAGGCCCCGAAGGGGTCGACGATCACCATCCAGATCCGCTGA
- a CDS encoding thiazole synthase, which translates to MADDPLVIGGTSFSSRLIMGTGGAPSLDVLERSLVASGTELTTVAMRRVDASVQGSVLSVLEKLGIQVLPNTAGCFTAGEAVLTARLAREALGTDLVKLEVIADERTLLPDPIELLDAAEILVDDGFTVLPYTNDDPVLARKLEDVGCAAVMPLGSPIGSGLGIRNPHNFQLITEHARVPVILDAGAGTASDAALAMELGCAGVMLASAVTRAQEPVLMAEGMRHAVEAGRLAFRAGRIPRRHFAEASSPVSGMARLDPERPAF; encoded by the coding sequence ATGGCTGACGACCCCTTGGTCATCGGTGGTACGTCCTTCTCGTCCCGCCTGATCATGGGCACCGGCGGGGCGCCCAGCCTCGACGTCCTGGAACGTTCCCTCGTCGCGTCCGGCACGGAGCTGACGACCGTCGCGATGCGACGCGTGGACGCGAGCGTGCAGGGCTCCGTGCTCTCCGTCCTGGAGAAACTGGGGATCCAGGTGCTGCCCAACACGGCGGGCTGTTTCACCGCCGGTGAGGCCGTCCTGACCGCCCGCCTCGCCCGCGAGGCGCTCGGCACCGACCTGGTCAAGCTGGAGGTCATCGCGGACGAGCGCACCCTGCTGCCCGACCCGATCGAGCTCCTGGACGCGGCCGAGATCCTCGTCGACGACGGCTTCACCGTGCTGCCGTACACGAACGACGACCCGGTGCTCGCGCGGAAGCTGGAGGACGTGGGCTGCGCCGCTGTCATGCCGCTCGGCTCCCCCATCGGCTCCGGGCTCGGCATCCGCAACCCGCACAACTTCCAGCTGATCACCGAGCACGCGCGCGTGCCGGTGATCCTGGACGCGGGCGCCGGGACCGCGTCCGACGCGGCGCTCGCGATGGAGCTGGGGTGCGCCGGTGTGATGCTCGCCTCAGCCGTGACCCGCGCGCAGGAGCCGGTCCTGATGGCGGAGGGCATGCGGCACGCGGTCGAGGCGGGGCGGCTGGCGTTCCGGGCGGGCCGGATCCCCCGCAGGCACTTCGCCGAGGCCTCGTCGCCCGTGTCCGGGATGGCCAGGCTCGACCCGGAGCGGCCCGCGTTCTGA